The following coding sequences lie in one Methylosinus sp. PW1 genomic window:
- a CDS encoding exopolysaccharide transport family protein gives MSFGHPHDDAGSPRGETGREISREIPQTDVSTGEIDLGQIAGALSRRRRIVIGVTLAAFLGALVFVNVVKPRYTAEARVLLENQESYLTRADKERADPAAAPDAEAVQSQIQMLTSRDLARRVLKSLDLQGNSEFDPIANGLGLGTKIGVMLGLTRDPSKLAPEERMLDAYFDKLLVLSPTKTRVLQIEFSARDPDLAARAANAIASFYIDIQREAKRENARDAAQSLSPLVADLRERLGRAEAKVEAFRSRSGLFAGTNNMTIATQQLGDLANQLSISRTAQADAEAKARLVRDMLRQNRVGEIPDVANNEMIRRIGEQRVSLRAQLALESRTLLPGHPRIKELQAQLADLDADWRRAAERTARTLENEAHIASARVENLSRAMDEQKRVAGAAGADEVQLRELERAARVLKDQLEADSAKYQEALARDGPKASPADARVIQRAVAPPIPSFPKKVPITAFATIAAFVLSAGSIIAIELLSGRARVRATAPLPAPRLEEREEEELEAPPKARIAADRREPIYVEAEEEEEEAPPSSMASLAAESRTRLSPSRTPKLESRSTRAYRSSVVGKIDAARMATLSVKVLLVGCADAEHSFDSAVTLSRALARRGLAIIVAADAQERGELYDRLIPDVDRARPLGLADLSSGAATFAEAIHRDADSRLHVMPGGRAAAEYDQDAEPVLEALAQTYDFIVFATRDYDRAMFLAPSFDIVLVSGSERAAEAVIDELAQAGVSDAFLLEDETASADASAA, from the coding sequence ATGAGTTTCGGCCACCCTCACGATGACGCGGGGAGCCCCCGGGGCGAGACGGGACGCGAGATTTCGCGCGAGATCCCGCAGACAGACGTCTCGACCGGCGAGATCGATCTCGGGCAGATCGCCGGCGCCTTGTCGCGCCGCCGCCGCATCGTGATCGGCGTGACGCTCGCGGCTTTTCTCGGCGCGCTCGTCTTCGTCAATGTCGTCAAGCCGCGCTACACGGCCGAGGCGCGCGTGCTGCTCGAGAATCAAGAGAGCTATCTGACCCGCGCCGACAAGGAGCGCGCCGACCCCGCCGCGGCGCCCGACGCCGAGGCCGTGCAGAGCCAGATTCAAATGCTCACCTCGCGCGATCTCGCGCGGCGCGTGCTGAAATCGCTCGATCTGCAGGGCAATTCCGAATTCGATCCGATCGCCAATGGTCTCGGGCTCGGCACGAAGATCGGCGTGATGCTGGGACTGACGCGCGATCCTTCCAAGCTCGCGCCGGAAGAGCGCATGCTGGACGCCTATTTCGACAAGCTGCTCGTGCTCTCTCCGACCAAGACGCGCGTGCTGCAGATCGAATTTTCCGCGCGCGATCCCGATCTCGCGGCGCGCGCCGCCAACGCCATCGCTTCCTTCTATATAGACATTCAGCGTGAGGCGAAGCGCGAGAACGCGCGCGACGCCGCGCAATCGCTGAGTCCGCTGGTCGCCGATCTGCGCGAGCGGCTCGGCCGGGCCGAGGCCAAGGTGGAGGCCTTCCGCTCGCGTTCCGGTCTCTTCGCCGGCACGAATAATATGACGATCGCCACGCAGCAGCTCGGCGACCTCGCCAATCAGCTCTCCATCTCGCGCACGGCGCAGGCCGACGCCGAGGCGAAAGCCAGGCTGGTGCGCGACATGCTGCGGCAAAATCGCGTGGGAGAAATTCCCGACGTCGCCAATAATGAGATGATCCGCCGCATCGGCGAGCAGCGCGTGTCGCTGCGCGCTCAGCTCGCGCTCGAATCGCGCACGCTGCTGCCCGGCCATCCGCGCATAAAGGAGCTGCAGGCGCAGCTCGCCGATCTCGACGCGGATTGGCGCCGCGCCGCCGAGCGCACCGCGCGCACATTGGAGAATGAGGCGCATATCGCCTCCGCCCGCGTCGAAAATCTCTCTCGCGCGATGGACGAGCAGAAGCGCGTCGCCGGCGCCGCGGGCGCGGATGAGGTGCAGCTGCGCGAGCTCGAGCGCGCCGCGCGCGTGCTCAAGGATCAGCTCGAGGCGGATTCGGCCAAATACCAAGAGGCGCTGGCGCGCGACGGGCCGAAGGCCTCGCCCGCCGACGCGCGCGTCATTCAGCGCGCCGTCGCGCCGCCGATTCCCTCCTTCCCGAAGAAGGTTCCGATCACCGCCTTTGCGACGATCGCCGCTTTCGTTCTCTCCGCCGGATCGATCATCGCGATCGAGCTGCTGAGCGGCCGCGCCCGCGTGCGCGCCACGGCGCCGCTTCCGGCTCCGCGCCTCGAGGAACGCGAGGAAGAGGAGCTGGAGGCGCCGCCCAAGGCGCGCATCGCCGCCGATCGGCGCGAGCCGATCTATGTGGAGGCCGAAGAAGAAGAGGAGGAGGCGCCGCCTTCGTCGATGGCGAGCCTCGCCGCCGAGTCGCGGACGCGCCTATCGCCCTCGCGCACGCCCAAGCTCGAGAGCAGATCGACGCGCGCCTATCGATCCAGCGTCGTCGGAAAGATCGACGCGGCGCGCATGGCGACGCTCTCGGTGAAAGTTCTGCTGGTCGGCTGCGCCGACGCCGAGCATAGTTTCGACAGCGCAGTGACATTGTCGCGCGCGTTGGCGCGGCGCGGCCTCGCCATCATTGTCGCCGCCGATGCGCAGGAGCGCGGCGAGCTCTATGATCGGCTGATCCCCGATGTCGATCGCGCTCGGCCGCTCGGCCTCGCCGATCTTTCGAGCGGCGCCGCGACCTTCGCCGAGGCCATTCATCGCGACGCGGATTCGCGTCTGCATGTGATGCCGGGCGGCCGCGCCGCGGCGGAATATGATCAGGACGCCGAGCCCGTGCTGGAAGCGCTGGCGCAGACCTATGATTTCATCGTCTTCGCCACGCGCGATTATGATCGCGCCATGTTCCTCGCGCCGTCATTCGATATCGTTCTGGTGAGCGGCTCCGAGCGCGCGGCCGAGGCGGTTATCGACGAGCTGGCGCAAGCGGGCGTCAGCGACGCCTTCCTGCTCGAGGACGAGACCGCTTCCGCCGACGCTTCGGCCGCGTAA
- a CDS encoding polysaccharide biosynthesis/export family protein, whose amino-acid sequence MPRYGFLLFWLMMCATLSGCALPGAYIPELLTSSTEEPYTLAAGDRLRVIVFGQDAISNSYTVDGSGHISMPLIGIVPAAGLTTQALQHEIAARLRNGFVRDPRVSVEVEAYRPFFVLGEVMSAGQYPFVEGLTVQKAIAIAGGFNPRGYQGEVDLTRDYGGVPVTGRVPLLQAVRPGDTITVRERIF is encoded by the coding sequence ATGCCGAGATATGGCTTTCTCCTGTTCTGGCTGATGATGTGCGCGACATTGTCGGGATGCGCCCTGCCGGGCGCCTATATTCCAGAGCTTCTGACCTCCTCGACCGAGGAGCCCTACACGCTCGCGGCCGGCGATCGCCTTCGCGTGATCGTCTTCGGCCAGGACGCGATTTCCAACAGCTACACGGTCGACGGCTCCGGCCATATTTCGATGCCGCTCATCGGCATCGTTCCGGCGGCCGGCCTCACGACCCAGGCGCTGCAACATGAAATCGCCGCACGTTTGCGCAACGGATTCGTCCGCGATCCTCGCGTCTCGGTGGAAGTCGAGGCGTATCGTCCCTTCTTCGTGCTCGGAGAAGTGATGAGCGCCGGACAATATCCTTTCGTCGAGGGTCTCACCGTGCAGAAGGCGATCGCCATAGCCGGCGGCTTCAACCCGCGCGGCTATCAAGGCGAGGTCGATTTGACGCGCGACTACGGCGGCGTTCCAGTCACCGGCCGCGTACCTTTGCTGCAGGCGGTCCGGCCGGGAGACACGATCACTGTTCGCGAACGGATTTTCTAA
- a CDS encoding glycosyltransferase family 4 protein, whose amino-acid sequence MRENRQSQTSDDESPGRLRIVHVMRAPIGGLFRHVVDLAGAQAARGHAVGVIADSSTGGERAEATLRMLEPSLELGVTRLCMRRLPSWSDPIVAFRIAMALKRLAPDVVHGHGAKGGLYARLPALLPLFPTLPHPHIRVYTPHGGSLHYDPDALVNRLYLSVEKALERVTDFIPFESAYAQERFARAIGFSRAATRVVPNGLRPEELEPITPIAEAADFLYVGEWRRFKGVDTLIEALSLIRDATGEAPRLALVGSGPDEAALRACAERLGMSERLSFAPPMPAREALRLGRILVVPSRAESLPYIVLEAIAARTPLIATNVGGIPEIFGEHADRLVESDDPAALARAMIAASGSDEEAQRRAAGQLAERVAENFSLTAMVEAVLRGYREALEAAGHRSAAEAVLPQRA is encoded by the coding sequence ATGCGCGAGAACCGGCAGAGCCAGACGAGCGACGACGAGAGCCCCGGACGGCTGCGCATCGTGCATGTGATGCGCGCGCCGATCGGCGGGCTCTTTCGTCATGTCGTCGATCTCGCCGGCGCCCAGGCGGCGCGCGGACATGCGGTCGGCGTCATCGCCGATTCCTCCACCGGCGGCGAGCGCGCGGAGGCGACGCTGCGAATGCTCGAGCCCTCGCTGGAGCTCGGCGTCACGCGTCTGTGCATGCGCCGGCTGCCGAGTTGGAGCGATCCGATCGTCGCCTTTCGCATCGCTATGGCGCTGAAGCGGCTCGCGCCCGATGTCGTGCATGGCCACGGCGCCAAAGGCGGGCTCTATGCGCGCCTGCCGGCGCTGCTGCCCTTGTTTCCGACGCTGCCGCATCCTCATATTCGCGTCTACACGCCGCATGGCGGCAGCCTCCATTACGATCCCGACGCGCTCGTCAATCGTCTCTATCTCTCGGTGGAGAAGGCGCTGGAGCGCGTCACCGATTTCATCCCCTTCGAGAGCGCCTATGCGCAAGAGCGCTTCGCGAGAGCGATCGGCTTCTCCCGGGCTGCGACGCGCGTCGTGCCCAATGGGCTGCGGCCGGAGGAGCTCGAGCCGATCACCCCGATCGCCGAAGCGGCGGATTTTCTCTATGTTGGCGAATGGCGCCGCTTCAAAGGCGTGGACACGCTGATCGAGGCGCTGTCGCTCATTCGCGACGCGACCGGCGAAGCGCCGCGGCTCGCCCTCGTCGGTTCCGGGCCGGACGAAGCGGCTCTGCGCGCCTGCGCCGAGAGGCTCGGCATGAGCGAGCGTCTCTCCTTCGCGCCGCCCATGCCGGCGCGCGAGGCGCTGCGGCTGGGGCGCATATTGGTGGTGCCGAGCCGGGCCGAGTCGCTTCCCTATATCGTGCTCGAGGCCATCGCCGCGCGCACGCCGCTGATCGCCACCAATGTCGGCGGCATTCCAGAGATTTTCGGCGAGCATGCGGATCGTCTCGTCGAGAGCGACGATCCGGCGGCGCTGGCGCGCGCGATGATCGCCGCGAGCGGCTCGGACGAGGAGGCGCAAAGGCGCGCCGCCGGCCAGCTCGCTGAACGAGTAGCAGAAAATTTCTCTTTGACTGCAATGGTCGAGGCCGTGCTGCGCGGATATCGCGAAGCGCTGGAGGCCGCCGGACATCGCAGCGCCGCGGAGGCCGTTCTGCCGCAGCGGGCCTGA
- a CDS encoding undecaprenyl-phosphate glucose phosphotransferase, producing the protein MCAFALRDIKAAAPANDDSRAASRLAEISADARPIPAYSPVVLAGLVRILEFALITATGFAVHRLHVAPTYGYGVEYFIVIPGMALLAVVAWQALDLYTPAAFRTPIGQGLKLAGGWTLVFLAALAAIFFLKLDNALSRVWLLGWYAGGLGVLAAERFAVAAVVRSLTQQGKLDRRTVVVGGGPAAEPVLRALAASQQDSDLRILGVFDDRRDDRSPDVVAGYPKLGTIDDLVEFARHTRLDLVIFTLPISAETRLLQMLRKLWVLPIDIRLAAHTNKLRFRPRSYSYIGNVPVLDVFDKPIADWDVLIKSAFDKIVGALCLLLFAPAMAAVALAIKLDSRGPVLFRQTRYGFNNEKIEVYKFRSMYADKLDPAAAKLVTKGDPRVTRVGRFIRKTSLDELPQLFNVVFQGNLSLVGPRPHAMHARAAEHLYDEVVDGYFARHRVKPGLTGWAQINGWRGETDTPEKIQKRVECDLYYIENWSILLDMYILALTPIALLKTENAY; encoded by the coding sequence ATGTGTGCTTTCGCCCTACGCGACATCAAAGCGGCCGCGCCGGCCAATGACGATAGTCGCGCCGCCTCGCGGCTGGCGGAAATCTCCGCCGATGCGCGGCCGATTCCCGCCTATTCGCCGGTCGTGCTGGCGGGCCTCGTCCGCATTCTCGAATTCGCGCTGATCACAGCGACCGGCTTCGCCGTGCATCGGCTGCATGTCGCGCCCACCTATGGCTATGGCGTCGAATATTTCATCGTCATACCGGGAATGGCGCTGCTCGCGGTCGTCGCCTGGCAGGCGCTCGATCTCTACACGCCCGCCGCTTTTCGCACGCCCATCGGCCAGGGACTCAAGCTCGCCGGCGGCTGGACCCTCGTCTTTCTCGCGGCGCTCGCGGCGATCTTCTTCCTGAAGCTCGACAACGCCCTGTCGCGCGTCTGGCTGCTCGGCTGGTACGCGGGCGGGCTCGGCGTGCTTGCGGCGGAGCGCTTCGCCGTCGCCGCCGTGGTGCGCTCGCTGACGCAGCAGGGCAAGCTCGACCGTCGCACTGTCGTCGTGGGCGGCGGCCCTGCAGCCGAGCCCGTGCTGCGCGCGCTCGCCGCCTCGCAGCAGGACAGCGATCTGCGCATATTGGGCGTGTTCGACGATCGCCGCGACGATCGCTCGCCGGATGTCGTCGCCGGCTATCCCAAGCTCGGCACGATCGACGATCTCGTCGAATTCGCGCGCCATACGCGGCTCGATCTCGTGATCTTCACCCTGCCCATCTCTGCCGAGACGCGCCTATTGCAGATGTTGCGCAAGCTCTGGGTGCTGCCGATCGACATTCGGCTCGCCGCGCACACCAATAAGCTGCGCTTTCGCCCGCGCTCTTACTCCTACATCGGCAATGTTCCGGTTCTCGACGTCTTCGACAAGCCGATCGCCGATTGGGACGTGCTCATCAAATCCGCCTTCGACAAAATCGTCGGCGCGCTGTGCCTCCTGCTCTTCGCGCCGGCGATGGCGGCGGTGGCGCTCGCCATCAAGCTCGATTCGCGCGGCCCGGTACTGTTCCGCCAGACGCGCTACGGCTTCAACAATGAGAAGATCGAGGTCTATAAATTCCGCTCCATGTATGCGGACAAGCTCGATCCTGCCGCGGCCAAGCTCGTCACCAAGGGCGACCCGCGCGTGACCCGTGTCGGCCGCTTCATCCGCAAGACCTCGCTGGACGAGCTGCCGCAGCTGTTCAATGTCGTGTTCCAGGGCAATCTGTCGCTTGTCGGCCCCCGCCCCCACGCCATGCATGCGCGCGCCGCCGAGCATCTCTATGACGAGGTGGTCGATGGCTATTTCGCGCGCCACCGCGTCAAGCCCGGCCTCACCGGCTGGGCGCAGATCAATGGCTGGCGCGGTGAGACCGATACGCCCGAGAAGATCCAGAAGCGCGTCGAATGCGATCTCTACTACATAGAGAACTGGTCGATCCTGCTGGATATGTATATTCTCGCGCTCACGCCGATCGCGCTGCTGAAGACCGAGAACGCCTACTGA
- a CDS encoding DUF423 domain-containing protein, with translation MQRPSLLIVFLAALSGAAGVALAAASAHISNAANLETASRFLMIHAAAALGLGALLAAKPPLARWLGGASFALIAGVALFSGDLAARSFAGDRLFPYAAPIGGSLTIGSWLALAVWALAALRAR, from the coding sequence ATGCAGCGTCCGAGCCTTCTCATCGTCTTTCTCGCTGCGCTCTCGGGCGCGGCGGGCGTCGCGCTCGCGGCCGCGAGCGCGCATATTTCCAACGCCGCCAATCTCGAGACGGCGAGCCGCTTCCTGATGATCCACGCGGCGGCGGCGCTCGGCCTGGGCGCGCTGCTGGCGGCAAAGCCCCCGCTGGCGCGCTGGCTCGGCGGCGCGAGCTTCGCCCTCATCGCGGGCGTCGCGCTGTTTTCCGGCGACCTCGCCGCCCGCAGCTTCGCTGGCGATCGGCTGTTTCCTTATGCGGCGCCCATCGGCGGCTCGCTGACGATCGGAAGCTGGCTGGCGCTGGCGGTCTGGGCGCTCGCGGCGCTGAGGGCGAGGTAG
- a CDS encoding response regulator: MEQWSAEAALGRRVLVVEDEPLIALALEETLAEHGFRVVASAQTVAVALRNIACAQFDVALLDLRIGAESVEPVADRLAVMGVPFVFTTGYGRSALPSAHATRPIVQKPFRTEALIAALVAASRRAAQDA; the protein is encoded by the coding sequence ATGGAACAATGGAGCGCGGAGGCGGCGCTCGGTCGGCGCGTGCTCGTCGTCGAGGATGAGCCGCTGATCGCGCTCGCGCTCGAGGAAACGCTCGCCGAGCATGGCTTCCGCGTCGTGGCCTCGGCCCAGACCGTCGCCGTCGCATTGCGGAACATCGCCTGCGCGCAATTCGACGTCGCTCTGCTGGACCTGCGCATCGGCGCCGAGAGCGTCGAGCCGGTCGCCGATCGCCTCGCCGTAATGGGCGTCCCTTTCGTCTTCACGACCGGCTATGGCCGCTCGGCTCTGCCCTCGGCCCACGCCACGCGGCCGATCGTCCAAAAACCCTTCCGCACCGAGGCGCTGATCGCGGCCTTGGTCGCGGCGTCGCGACGCGCCGCGCAAGACGCCTGA
- a CDS encoding DUF2865 domain-containing protein encodes MSSRKSGDRGCSRRRLAAVGGLILGFLIAALEPSSAFAQDFFQQLFGGGGGGYSDYGGAGGYPSYRRHGRARRHAAAPQERRAYVPRDRRGEQPARKASRGGEPERSVYTETAAGGRSYCVRECDGYFFPVGLYSSANDTASHQRACGRLCPGARTTLYVMRGGSDKMEDAVAARGGATYGRLMASLQRKNEGEKDMECSCHAGQTNESSIEAIYLDPTLRRGDAVMTTHGVEIFHGGSRYPYSKNDFRPLARSPDLDEPIRRRLAALERASKHGRPSLERRAARPVSERRSQSGGREPHE; translated from the coding sequence ATGTCTTCGCGTAAAAGCGGCGATCGGGGATGCTCCCGACGTCGCCTCGCCGCTGTCGGCGGCCTGATCCTCGGCTTTCTCATAGCAGCGCTCGAGCCTTCTTCCGCATTCGCCCAGGATTTCTTCCAGCAATTGTTCGGCGGCGGAGGCGGCGGCTATTCGGATTATGGCGGCGCCGGCGGCTATCCGAGCTATCGCCGCCACGGCCGCGCCCGGCGCCATGCCGCCGCCCCACAGGAGCGCCGCGCCTATGTCCCGCGAGACCGCCGGGGCGAGCAGCCCGCGCGCAAAGCCTCCCGCGGCGGCGAGCCGGAGCGCTCCGTATATACGGAGACCGCGGCCGGCGGACGCTCCTACTGCGTGCGTGAATGCGACGGCTATTTCTTCCCGGTCGGCCTCTATTCGAGCGCCAATGACACGGCGAGCCACCAGCGCGCCTGCGGGCGCCTCTGCCCGGGCGCGCGCACGACGCTCTATGTGATGCGCGGCGGCTCCGACAAGATGGAGGACGCGGTGGCGGCGCGCGGCGGCGCGACCTATGGGCGGCTGATGGCCTCCCTGCAGCGCAAGAACGAGGGCGAAAAGGACATGGAATGCTCCTGCCACGCCGGCCAGACCAATGAGAGCTCGATCGAGGCGATCTATCTCGACCCGACGCTGCGGCGCGGCGACGCCGTGATGACGACCCACGGAGTCGAAATCTTCCACGGCGGCAGCCGCTATCCTTATTCGAAGAACGACTTCCGCCCCCTCGCCCGCTCCCCCGATCTCGACGAGCCGATCCGCCGCCGCCTCGCGGCGCTGGAGCGCGCCAGCAAGCATGGCCGGCCGAGCCTCGAGCGCCGCGCCGCGCGGCCGGTGAGCGAGCGCCGCAGCCAGTCGGGCGGACGCGAGCCGCACGAATAG
- a CDS encoding class I SAM-dependent methyltransferase — MTASRDRLVANLWQGKDPFIGFPTERYPTDFQGWRSNHPYLAETIEIARPSIVVEIGVWKGGSTITMAEKAKALDIDCAIISVDTFLGAWDHWLSEQFRGDLKAFHGYPTLFYTFMANVVAKELNDIVVPMPLDSNNAAEVLRRQGIRPDVVHVDAGHDRKAVLADLELWWDLLAPGGYLIGDDYDPSFYSWPEVAHAFHEFFQTTQLENYDGKCRVRKMVAR, encoded by the coding sequence ATGACGGCCTCAAGAGATAGACTTGTCGCCAATCTATGGCAAGGAAAGGACCCCTTTATCGGCTTCCCGACCGAACGATATCCGACAGATTTCCAAGGATGGCGATCTAATCATCCGTATTTGGCGGAAACGATTGAAATCGCTCGTCCGTCCATTGTCGTCGAAATCGGAGTTTGGAAGGGTGGATCAACGATTACTATGGCCGAAAAGGCGAAAGCCTTAGATATCGATTGCGCTATCATCTCCGTAGATACGTTCCTCGGAGCCTGGGATCATTGGCTGAGCGAACAATTCCGGGGAGACCTCAAGGCTTTCCACGGATATCCGACATTGTTCTACACATTCATGGCGAATGTCGTCGCCAAGGAGCTGAACGATATCGTCGTGCCGATGCCTCTCGACTCTAATAATGCCGCGGAAGTGTTGCGCCGTCAGGGTATAAGGCCGGATGTCGTTCATGTCGACGCGGGACATGACCGTAAAGCCGTTCTCGCCGATCTCGAACTATGGTGGGATCTGCTTGCACCGGGTGGCTATCTAATCGGCGATGACTATGATCCATCGTTTTATAGCTGGCCCGAAGTGGCGCATGCGTTTCATGAATTCTTCCAGACGACGCAGCTAGAGAATTACGACGGCAAGTGCCGCGTGCGGAAAATGGTGGCGCGCTGA
- a CDS encoding IS5 family transposase produces MSRRNFSQPSLADAFVKAYSRPGGFLEDIAKTFEWSAFDVILRPLHSSSDGAPAYPPLTMFKIVLLQQWYGLSDPAAEEAVRDRLSFRRFCGVPLDEETPDHSSIWRFRQRLAKLGLDEKLLAEVNRQLDARGLIVKRGTLVDATIIAAAVKPPPHDEGQVNPRDPDASFTKKNGETYFGYKAHLAVDEESGIVRQAEMTSADLHDSQRGEAMIQGDEEAYYGDKAYDSAALRKALNDKKIDDKIAYKAKRGARQPDWQRWFNKTASSVRVGVERANATMKNWYGMARVRYRSLARNNCHLQFVVMAMNMKRARVLEAAA; encoded by the coding sequence ATGTCACGCCGCAACTTCAGCCAACCTTCGCTCGCCGACGCATTCGTGAAAGCCTATTCTCGTCCTGGTGGGTTTCTGGAAGATATCGCCAAGACGTTCGAGTGGAGCGCGTTCGACGTTATTTTGCGTCCGCTGCATTCTTCGAGCGACGGCGCGCCGGCCTATCCGCCACTGACCATGTTCAAGATCGTGCTGTTGCAGCAGTGGTATGGGCTGTCCGACCCCGCCGCCGAGGAGGCTGTGCGCGATCGCCTGTCGTTTCGGCGCTTTTGCGGGGTTCCGCTGGACGAGGAGACGCCGGACCATTCATCGATCTGGCGGTTTCGTCAGCGGCTCGCCAAGCTCGGCCTCGACGAGAAACTACTTGCCGAGGTCAATCGACAACTCGACGCGCGCGGGCTGATCGTGAAGCGCGGCACGCTGGTCGACGCCACTATCATCGCGGCCGCCGTGAAGCCGCCGCCCCACGACGAGGGGCAGGTCAATCCGCGCGACCCGGACGCGAGCTTCACCAAGAAGAACGGCGAGACCTACTTCGGCTACAAGGCGCATCTGGCGGTCGACGAAGAAAGCGGCATCGTGCGCCAAGCGGAGATGACGAGCGCCGATCTGCACGACAGCCAGCGCGGCGAGGCGATGATCCAGGGCGATGAAGAGGCCTATTACGGCGACAAGGCATATGATAGCGCAGCGCTACGCAAGGCGTTGAACGACAAGAAGATCGACGACAAGATCGCCTATAAGGCGAAGCGCGGAGCGCGACAGCCGGACTGGCAGAGATGGTTCAACAAGACGGCGTCGAGCGTTCGCGTCGGCGTCGAGCGCGCCAACGCGACGATGAAGAACTGGTATGGGATGGCGCGAGTACGCTACCGCAGCCTCGCGCGCAACAATTGTCATCTTCAGTTCGTCGTCATGGCGATGAACATGAAGCGGGCGCGGGTTCTCGAAGCGGCGGCATGA
- a CDS encoding IS256 family transposase, with amino-acid sequence MAIKKDTLDQLLSGRDPKEVFSKDGLFDELKKALAERVLNAEMDDHLESEAAAGKANHRNGYSKKTVLTETSKIDIRVPRDREGSFDPKLIARYQRRFPGFDEKIVSMYARGMTVREIQGHLLELYGLEVSPDLISTVTDAVLETVAEWQNRPLEAMYPLVFFDALRVKIRDEGLVRNKAVYVALGVTPDGTKDILGLWIETSEGAKFWLRVMNELKNRGVGDILIAVVDGLKGFPEAINAVFPQTTVQTCIVHLIRNSMEFASYKDRKAIAGALKTIYRAPTAEAAREALEAFDGGHWGKKYPSIAQGWRRNWEQVIPFFAFPIAVRRIIYTTNAIESLNAKLRRAVRTRGHFPTDDAAMKLLYLVLRQVAGEWKMAPREWCEAKNQFAIMFDDRFVAA; translated from the coding sequence ATGGCGATCAAGAAGGACACACTGGACCAATTGCTGTCGGGACGCGATCCGAAGGAGGTTTTTTCCAAGGACGGCCTGTTCGACGAGCTGAAGAAGGCGCTGGCGGAACGGGTTCTGAACGCCGAAATGGACGACCATCTCGAGAGCGAAGCGGCGGCGGGTAAGGCGAACCATCGCAACGGCTATTCGAAGAAGACCGTGCTGACCGAGACGTCGAAGATCGACATCAGAGTTCCGCGGGACCGGGAGGGGAGCTTCGATCCCAAGCTGATCGCGCGCTATCAGCGCCGCTTTCCCGGCTTCGACGAGAAAATCGTGTCGATGTATGCGCGCGGCATGACGGTGCGCGAGATCCAGGGCCATTTGCTCGAGCTCTACGGCCTGGAGGTCTCGCCCGATCTGATCTCGACGGTCACCGACGCCGTGCTGGAGACCGTCGCCGAATGGCAGAACCGGCCGCTCGAGGCGATGTATCCCTTGGTTTTCTTCGACGCCCTGCGCGTAAAAATCCGCGATGAGGGCCTGGTTCGCAACAAGGCCGTCTATGTCGCGCTCGGCGTCACGCCGGACGGAACCAAGGATATTCTGGGCCTTTGGATCGAGACCTCGGAGGGCGCCAAATTCTGGCTTCGGGTGATGAACGAGCTGAAGAACCGCGGCGTCGGCGACATACTGATCGCCGTTGTCGACGGCCTGAAGGGCTTTCCGGAGGCGATCAATGCGGTGTTTCCGCAGACGACCGTGCAGACCTGCATCGTGCATCTCATTCGAAACTCGATGGAATTCGCTTCATACAAGGACCGCAAGGCGATCGCCGGCGCGCTGAAGACGATCTATCGCGCCCCGACCGCCGAGGCGGCTCGCGAAGCTCTGGAGGCCTTCGACGGCGGCCATTGGGGCAAGAAATATCCGTCGATCGCGCAGGGCTGGCGGCGCAATTGGGAGCAGGTCATCCCGTTTTTCGCCTTTCCGATCGCGGTGCGACGGATCATATACACGACGAACGCCATAGAATCCTTGAACGCGAAGCTGCGGCGCGCCGTGCGAACGAGAGGGCATTTTCCGACCGATGACGCGGCGATGAAGCTCCTCTATCTCGTCTTGCGCCAAGTCGCGGGAGAGTGGAAAATGGCGCCTCGCGAATGGTGCGAGGCGAAAAATCAATTCGCCATCATGTTCGATGATCGCTTCGTCGCGGCGTGA